The sequence below is a genomic window from Ruminiclostridium josui JCM 17888.
TTTTGGAGCATTGGATGCACTTACGAGAATTAGTATGCAGAACGAAATTCTTAAGCTTTGGGAAGTAGAAAAAAAGACCATGATTCTTGTTACACATGATATTGATGAAGCGATTTATCTTGGTGATAGAATAGTTATACTATCAAGCAGACCGGGGAAAATCAAAAAGATTGTTACTGTTAATTTACCAAGACCAAGGGAACGCACAAATAGCGTTTTTCAGAGTATTAGGAAGGAAATCTATCAGCATTTCTTTGAAAATACAGAATATCCCATTGAATACTATATTTAAAATAAAGTTAAAAAAAGGATGGTTATACATATGGAGCAAATATGCCCTTTACACGAGTATGACAATACAAGGGAGGCATACATTGAGCCTTCAATGGGGAGAAATATTTATCTTGAGGAGACGATACCCAGCAGTGCGGTTTTTACATTCTCAGGAAAACTCATTGAACAACTTTCTAAGCTTGAAAGTGTAAAAAAAATTGGATATATTGAAACCCAAATTGAAAAATCAGATATTTTCAAATCAGAGTATGCCGGTAAACCCTTTGCTTTTTCACAGATGCCAGTAGGTGCAGCAGCTGCGGCAATCAAGCTTGAAAGACTGATTGCTCTGGGTGTTAACAAAATAATTGTTTTTGGTTCGGCAGGTGTTTTAAATCATGAAATCAGTGCGGGAAACATTTTGATACCTGTATCTGCTGTGAGGGACGAGGGTACAAGTTACCACTATTTACCACCATCGAGGGAAATTGAAATGAATCAGGAAGTTGTTAATTCTATAGTAGAAATACTTGAAAAGCACCATATTCATTATAAAAAATGCAAGACCTGGACTACAGATGCAATTTTCAGAGAAACTGAAAAAAAGGTTGCAAAGCGAAAAAGTGAGGGGTGTTTGACTGTTGATATGGAATGTTCAGCACTCCTGGCTATATCTGAGTTTAGGAAAATTAAATATGGTCAGCTTCTATATGCACAAGACAGCTTAGGCAGTATTAAGTGGGATCCGAGAGATAACTGGGTTATGATGGAGAGCCATTTAGCAATTGAAAAGATGTTTTTCCTTGCTGCAGAAATTGCTACAAACCTATAAACTGTAAAAGTCCAAATCTAGTCTTGTAATAATCAAAATATATTCTATAGAGATGACGGAAAAATTAAATACTGGGAATTGTTGAAGGTTCCCAGACTAATAAAAATGTAACTTATGCACTGTGGTTTAATA
It includes:
- a CDS encoding nucleoside phosphorylase, which codes for MEQICPLHEYDNTREAYIEPSMGRNIYLEETIPSSAVFTFSGKLIEQLSKLESVKKIGYIETQIEKSDIFKSEYAGKPFAFSQMPVGAAAAAIKLERLIALGVNKIIVFGSAGVLNHEISAGNILIPVSAVRDEGTSYHYLPPSREIEMNQEVVNSIVEILEKHHIHYKKCKTWTTDAIFRETEKKVAKRKSEGCLTVDMECSALLAISEFRKIKYGQLLYAQDSLGSIKWDPRDNWVMMESHLAIEKMFFLAAEIATNL